A single Streptomyces sp. Edi2 DNA region contains:
- the tkt gene encoding transketolase encodes MSTKPTTTDLEWTELDQRAVDTVRVLAMDSVQKVGNGHPGTAMSLAPAAYLLFQKLMRHDPADANWTGRDRFVLSAGHSSLTLYIQLYLAGYGLQLDDLKAFRTWDSKTPGHPEYGHTTGVETTTGPLGQGVANAVGMAMAARYERGLFDPEAPEGSSPFDHHIYAIAGDGCLQEGISAEASSLAGHQKLGNLIMLWDDNHISIEGDTETAVSEDTCKRYEAYGWHVQRVAPKANGDLDPEALYHAIEAAKAETGRPSFIAMRSIIAWPAPNAQNTEAAHGSALGDEEVAATKRVLGFDPEQSFEVPEEVLAHTRGALDRGRDLEKEWGKRFADWRTTNPGHAAEFDRVAAGELPAGWEEHLPSFETGKAVATRAASGKVLHALGAVIPELWGGSADLAGSNNTTIDKTSSFLPEGNPLPGANPYGRTIHFGIREHSMAAEMNGITLHGNTRVYGGTFLVFSDYMRNAVRLSALMHLPVTYVWTHDSIGLGEDGPTHQPVEHLASLRAIPNLNIVRPADANETALAWREILKRWTKEYGVGAPHGLALTRQGVPTYPADENTVKGGYIRFEAEDTDGKSTTPQVVLIGTGSELQLAVEAREQLQAEGVPTRVVSMPSVEWFDQQDQAYRDSVLPPSIRARVAVEAGIGLTWHRFVGDAGRIVSLEHFGASADAKTLFREFGFTADAVASAARESVEAAAR; translated from the coding sequence GTGAGCACCAAGCCGACCACCACAGATCTCGAGTGGACCGAACTGGATCAGCGGGCAGTGGATACGGTCCGTGTCCTGGCCATGGATTCCGTGCAGAAGGTCGGTAACGGCCATCCGGGTACGGCCATGAGCCTGGCTCCGGCCGCCTACCTTCTCTTCCAGAAGCTGATGCGGCACGACCCGGCGGACGCGAACTGGACCGGGCGCGACCGGTTCGTCCTCTCCGCGGGCCACTCCAGCCTGACCCTCTACATCCAGCTCTACCTCGCCGGTTACGGCCTGCAGCTGGACGACCTGAAGGCGTTCCGCACCTGGGACTCGAAGACCCCGGGCCACCCCGAGTACGGCCACACCACCGGCGTGGAGACCACCACCGGCCCGCTGGGCCAGGGTGTCGCCAACGCGGTGGGCATGGCGATGGCCGCCCGCTACGAGCGCGGCCTGTTCGACCCGGAGGCGCCCGAGGGCAGCTCGCCCTTCGACCACCACATCTACGCCATCGCCGGTGACGGCTGCCTGCAGGAGGGCATCTCCGCCGAGGCCTCCTCGCTCGCGGGCCACCAGAAGCTCGGCAACCTCATCATGCTGTGGGACGACAACCACATCTCGATCGAGGGCGACACCGAGACCGCGGTCTCCGAGGACACCTGCAAGCGCTACGAGGCCTACGGCTGGCACGTACAGCGGGTGGCCCCGAAGGCGAACGGCGACCTGGACCCCGAGGCGCTGTACCACGCCATCGAGGCGGCCAAGGCCGAGACCGGGCGCCCGTCGTTCATCGCGATGCGCTCGATCATCGCCTGGCCGGCCCCCAACGCCCAGAACACCGAGGCCGCGCACGGCTCGGCGCTGGGCGACGAGGAGGTCGCGGCCACCAAGCGGGTCCTCGGCTTCGACCCGGAGCAGTCCTTCGAGGTCCCCGAGGAGGTGCTCGCGCACACCCGCGGAGCCCTCGACCGCGGCCGTGACCTCGAAAAGGAGTGGGGCAAGAGGTTCGCCGACTGGCGCACCACGAACCCCGGGCACGCCGCGGAGTTCGACCGGGTCGCCGCGGGCGAGCTGCCCGCGGGCTGGGAGGAGCACCTCCCGTCGTTCGAGACCGGCAAGGCCGTGGCCACCCGCGCCGCGTCCGGCAAGGTGCTGCACGCGCTCGGCGCGGTCATCCCCGAGCTGTGGGGCGGCTCCGCCGACCTGGCGGGCTCGAACAACACCACGATCGACAAGACCTCGTCGTTCCTGCCCGAGGGCAACCCGCTGCCGGGCGCGAACCCGTACGGCCGCACGATCCACTTCGGTATCCGTGAGCACTCCATGGCCGCGGAGATGAACGGCATCACGCTGCACGGCAACACCCGCGTCTACGGCGGCACCTTCCTGGTGTTCTCCGACTACATGCGCAACGCCGTCCGGCTGTCCGCGCTGATGCACCTGCCGGTGACGTACGTGTGGACGCACGACTCCATCGGCCTGGGCGAGGACGGCCCGACCCACCAGCCGGTCGAGCACCTGGCCTCGCTGCGCGCCATCCCGAACCTGAACATCGTCCGCCCGGCCGACGCCAACGAGACCGCCCTCGCCTGGCGCGAGATCCTCAAGCGCTGGACGAAGGAGTACGGCGTGGGGGCCCCGCACGGCCTCGCGCTGACCCGTCAGGGCGTGCCGACGTACCCGGCCGACGAGAACACGGTCAAGGGCGGCTACATCCGGTTCGAGGCCGAGGACACCGACGGCAAGAGCACCACGCCGCAGGTCGTGCTGATCGGTACCGGCTCCGAGCTGCAGCTCGCCGTCGAGGCGCGCGAGCAGTTGCAGGCCGAGGGCGTGCCCACCCGCGTGGTGTCGATGCCGTCGGTCGAGTGGTTCGACCAGCAGGACCAGGCCTACCGCGACAGCGTGCTCCCGCCGTCCATCAGGGCGCGGGTCGCCGTCGAGGCCGGCATCGGTCTGACCTGGCACCGCTTCGTCGGTGACGCCGGGCGCATCGTGTCGCTGGAGCACTTCGGTGCCTCGGCCGATGCCAAGACCCTGTTCCGCGAGTTCGGCTTCACCGCCGACGCGGTCGCCTCCGCCGCCCGCGAATCGGTCGAAGCCGCCGCGCGCTGA